One window of the Maylandia zebra isolate NMK-2024a linkage group LG19, Mzebra_GT3a, whole genome shotgun sequence genome contains the following:
- the marcksl1a gene encoding MARCKS-related protein 1-A, with amino-acid sequence MGAQLSKGGVAVEGKAAADPAAAKANGQENGHVKTNGDVSAKPDGEAAAADGNGTAEPAKEGETSAGDAIEPAPAAEGEAAKAEGEAAKEVKKKKKFSLKNSFKFKGISLKKNKKGSEEGKEEATSPTTEDKPEENGHAAKETKEETPATEAKEGEAAEAAPAPEEEAKAAEEAPPTEAAPAEEAPAEDTTPAASEGEAKAE; translated from the exons ATGGGAGCCCAGTTGTCCAAGGGTGGAGTAGCTGTTGAGGGCAAAGCCGCCGCCGACCCTGCTGCTGCTAAAGCCAACGGCCAG gagaaCGGCCATGTCAAAACCAACGGCGATGTTTCAGCCAAACCCGACGGGGAAGCAGCGGCCGCGGATGGAAATGGAACCGCGGAGCCAGCCAAGGAGGGCGAGACCAGCGCCGGAGACGCTATCGAGCCTGCTCCTGCGGCCGAGGGCGAGGCAGCCAAAGCGGAGGGCGAGGCTGCCAAGGAggtcaagaagaagaagaagttctCCCTGAAGAACTCCTTCAAGTTCAAGGGCATCTCgctgaagaagaacaagaagggCAGCGAGGAGGGCAAGGAGGAGGCCACCTCCCCTACGACCGAGGACAAGCCCGAGGAGAACGGCCATGCAGCCAAGGAAACCAAAGAGGAGACGCCGGCCACCGAGGCTAAAGAGGGCGAGGCCGCAGAGGCCGCTCCTGCACCCGAGGAAGAGGCCAAGGCCGCCGAGGAGGCCCCACCAACAGAGGCCGCACCCGCCGAGGAGGCCCCTGCCGAGGACACGACACCCGCAGCCTCCGAGGGCGAGGCCAAGGCAGAGTGA